ATTTCCCGGTAAGGAGGAATTATAAATGGCAAAGATATTAGTATTGGGCGGTACCCGCTTTTTCGGTAAAAGGCTGGTTAACCGGCTGCTGGCTAAAGGCGATGCCGTTACGATTTTAACGCGCGGACATCACCAGGATTCATTCGGGGGTGCCGTTGCGCGGCTTACCGTGGATCGAAAGGATCCGGAAGGTTTAAAACAGGCAGTGGGAAGCCAGGACTTTGATATCGTGTATGATAATATATGTTATACTCCGGAAGAAGCGGGACAAGCTGCAGACATCTTTGCCGGACGGATTGGACAATACGTGCTGACCTCTACGTTATCGGTCTATGATTTTGCGGATCATCCGGTGAGGGAAGAGGACTTTGATCCTTACAGATACCCTGTCATGATGAACGAAAGCAGGGACTACAGCTATAAGGAAGGCAAGCGCCAGGCGGAGGCGGTATTATTCGGCTGCCACAACCTGAACGTTACCGCTGTCCGGCTGCCGATTGTGCTGGGACCGGATGATTATACGCGAAGACTGCATTTTCATATTGAGCATGCAGCCAGCGGAGAAGCTATTGGTTTGCCTGATCCTGACGCGCAAATCTCGTTTGTGCATGCCGAGGAAGCGGCTGCGTTCCTGGAATGGGCAGGTCAAGTTCAATTGGAGGGCCCAGTCAATGCTTGCTCCAGCGGAACGATTTCGGTCCGGGAATTGATGAGCCAGATCCAGCAGGAAGTTGGAAGGTCGGCACCGCTGCAGTCTTCCGCAGCACCTGACCACATGTCCCCGTTCGGAATTCCGGGAGATTGGACGATGGATCATGCCAGAGCGGCAGCTGCCGGCTTTAAATTTTGGGATTTGCACGATTGGATGCCGAAATTGATTGCTGAATTGTCCGCCGATTTGAAGGTTCGCTAGCGAAAGCGGCAGGATCATTATCATTTAGAAGAAAGATAGAGGGAAGTGCCCTGAAAGGAAGATCAGCATGAGCGACAAGATGGCAGCATGGAAAGAGCGTATTCGAGAGGTAGAAGCCATGGAAGGCTTATCTCCGGAAGCCCTGACGTTAATCCATGCGATGTATGACGAATTGGAAGTTTTAACGAAGCAAAATTTCAATCTGCGGAAAACCGCGCTGAAAGCGACGTCCAGAGAAACGAGAATGTCGAGTAAACTGAAGGATGCATTGATGGAATAAACGGCGGAGTTCAGAACATATGATAAACAC
This Paenibacillus sp. JZ16 DNA region includes the following protein-coding sequences:
- a CDS encoding NAD-dependent epimerase/dehydratase family protein, whose translation is MAKILVLGGTRFFGKRLVNRLLAKGDAVTILTRGHHQDSFGGAVARLTVDRKDPEGLKQAVGSQDFDIVYDNICYTPEEAGQAADIFAGRIGQYVLTSTLSVYDFADHPVREEDFDPYRYPVMMNESRDYSYKEGKRQAEAVLFGCHNLNVTAVRLPIVLGPDDYTRRLHFHIEHAASGEAIGLPDPDAQISFVHAEEAAAFLEWAGQVQLEGPVNACSSGTISVRELMSQIQQEVGRSAPLQSSAAPDHMSPFGIPGDWTMDHARAAAAGFKFWDLHDWMPKLIAELSADLKVR